The DNA sequence CGCTTGTAGAGTCGAAAAACATTACTTTTAGACAAAAAAATAATGCAATACCTTTAAATGTCTTAGTCGAAGAGTACAAAGATGACCGCTACATCGGATACGACCAGTTTTTCAATAAAGTCATCATTCAAAGCAAACGCGACCTGCTCAAAGAGTGGGTCAGCATCGAACATTATGAAATAAAACAGGAGGCAAACTATGCGCATTTTTAAATCCCAAAAGCTCATGCTTTCCATCATGGCACTGAGTATTTTTGCTGTATTACTTGCATTTGGGTATTTACGCATAACGCCTAAGATTATTGATCTACCGACCTATCATGCGCTTTTAGAGAGCGGCAGCATCAAAAAAGCCAAAGTCGAAGAAAATGAAGTATGGTTGTATGGTCTTAATGACCAGTTTGTCATCATAAAAGATGGTATAGATATACAAGCCTTACTTAAAAAAGTACCGATAGAGGTGCAAAAATCCAATCCTTTTTTTGAAGACCTCATTATCTTAGGAATGCTAGGAAGCTTGCTCTTTGCACTGCTTGTTTATGCGCGTAGAAAACGAGCTGAAGATGTCAAAAGAGAGCAAGAGACGAACCAAAAAGCTTATGCAAGCTACGATCCTTTTATGAGCAGCATCATACGACCAGTACGTGCCAATGTCAGCTTCAAAGACGTTGCAGGCATCAAAGATGTCAAAGAAGAGCTCGAAGAGATCGTTGATTTTCTCAAAAATCCTGCACGTTACAAACGCTATGGCATTACGCTTCCCAAAGGTGTGCTTTTAGTAGGTCCCCCAGGTGTGGGTAAAACGATGATCGCTAAAGCCGTCGCAGGCGAGGCGAGTGTGCCGTTTTTCTACCAAAGTGGCGCGACCTTTGTGCAGATTTATGTGGGTATGGGCGCAAAGAGGGTTAAAGAGCTTTTCTCGCAAGCTAAAGCCAATGCCCCATCCATTATCTTCATTGACGAGATCGATGCCGTAGGGCGTGCGCGTGGTGGCATGCGTAACGATGAGCGTGAATCGACTCTCAACCAGCTCCTTACTGAAATGGACGGCTTTGAGGACAGCAGTGGCGTTATTGTCATCGCAGCAACCAATAAAATCGACATCATCGATGAAGCGTTGCTTCGTTCTGGTCGTTTTGATAGACGTATATTTATTCCTCTTCCCGATAAAAACGATCGCTTGGAAATTTTGAAAACCTATATGCGCAATAAACCAACCGAAGTCAATTTGGAAGAACTTGCCAACATGAGTGTAGGCTTTAGTGGCGCAGCACTGGCAACCTTTGTCAACGAAGCCGCCATCAATGCGCTTCGCCGAGGTTCTACCATCCTTGAACTCGCTGATTTTGTAGCGGTGCGCCAAAAAGTGTTGATGGGTAAGAAAAAAGTGCTCAGTTTCTCTGATGAAGAGAAGAAAATCCAAGCGCTCTATCAAGCCGCAAAAGCGCTGTGCGCGTACTGGTTTGAGATAGACTTTGATAAAATCAGCATCGTCAATGACCGCCTAAAAGACATAGATCGAGAAATCGAGTCTAAAACACAAATGCTCTCAAAAATCAAAGTGTACCTTGCGGGCATGGTCGCAACCAAACTCGCGTACAATGAAAAATTTACCAACGCCACCGAAGATTTAGAACGCGCTACGACCATTGCCAAAGAGATGGTCGAAGTCTACGGCATGGGCGAAAAACTCATTCCATACGAGAATGATGTGCTCATCATCTTAGAAAATGCACACAAAGAACTTGAGCACTTTTTGGAAGGCATGAACACCGTACTGACCAAAATTTCCGATGAGCTTTACAGTGTAGAGAGCATCTCAAAAGTGCGTTTAAAAGCCATCATCGATGAAGTTCTTTAGTGGATTTTGCCTTGCAAACGAGCAAGAACTCTTCGCTCCCTATCTAAACCAAAGCGATTTTACCGTCGCTGGGTTTAGTTACGGGGCGATCAAAGCTTTTGAATACGCTCTTACATGTAAAGAGCGCATCGACACCCTTCAACTCTTTTCTCCTGCGTTTTTCCAAGACAAAGATGCTAAATTTAAAAAGCTTCAAACCCTCTCTTTTTCCAAAAATAGTGAAGCTTATACACAAAATTTTATGCAAAATATTACATATCCATCTAGCTTTGACATGCAACCTTTTTTCAAACAAGGAAGTTTAGAAGAGCTAAATGAGCTGTTAAACTACACATGGGATGAAATACATTTGCAAGCTCTGAAAGAGCGTGGCGTAGTCATCGAAGTCTATGTAGGCGAGCAAGACACTATCATTGATCCTTTACATGTAAAGGATTTTTTTGTGCCTTATGCGAGTGTTTACTACTTTAAAAGAGTAGGGCATATCTTGAAATGATGCAACCTTTAGATGAAACAGCCGTTTTCAAACGCTTTGAGAAGCCATCTTCTCGTGCCTTTTTTTTTCTGTTCTACACCACCCACTGCGCGCAATGTAAAATCGCCAATGCAAGAATAGAACGCGTCATGCAAAACGGCACATTTGAAGTCGATTTTTTCAAATGTAATCTGGATGAAGCGCCCAAAGTAAGTGAGCATTTTGGCATTCGCTCTGTGCCCGTGTGCATGACCTACAACCAAAAAGGCGAGCAACAAAGGGTCGAATACGCTCTCAAATCTGAAGCGGTTTATGAGAGTATGGTACTGAGTGTGAATACGCGAAAAGGTGATCCAAAATTGCGGTTACTTGGGTTTTAGAGGTTTTATATGTAAAAAAAGGTAAAAGTTTATCTTTGCTTCACTTTTCATTAGATTATTTTATATAGACCAAATGTTCGTTAAATAAATAGTTATATTAAACAGTAGTAGCAAAAAATAAGATAGTTAAATATTATAATAGGAGGTGAATGATGATTGTAGGTAGGAATAAGATATAAATCTTATGTTTAAGACAGTCTTTGTAGAT is a window from the Sulfurospirillum oryzae genome containing:
- a CDS encoding ATP-dependent metallopeptidase FtsH/Yme1/Tma family protein, with translation MRIFKSQKLMLSIMALSIFAVLLAFGYLRITPKIIDLPTYHALLESGSIKKAKVEENEVWLYGLNDQFVIIKDGIDIQALLKKVPIEVQKSNPFFEDLIILGMLGSLLFALLVYARRKRAEDVKREQETNQKAYASYDPFMSSIIRPVRANVSFKDVAGIKDVKEELEEIVDFLKNPARYKRYGITLPKGVLLVGPPGVGKTMIAKAVAGEASVPFFYQSGATFVQIYVGMGAKRVKELFSQAKANAPSIIFIDEIDAVGRARGGMRNDERESTLNQLLTEMDGFEDSSGVIVIAATNKIDIIDEALLRSGRFDRRIFIPLPDKNDRLEILKTYMRNKPTEVNLEELANMSVGFSGAALATFVNEAAINALRRGSTILELADFVAVRQKVLMGKKKVLSFSDEEKKIQALYQAAKALCAYWFEIDFDKISIVNDRLKDIDREIESKTQMLSKIKVYLAGMVATKLAYNEKFTNATEDLERATTIAKEMVEVYGMGEKLIPYENDVLIILENAHKELEHFLEGMNTVLTKISDELYSVESISKVRLKAIIDEVL
- the bioV gene encoding pimelyl-ACP methyl ester esterase BioV, translating into MKFFSGFCLANEQELFAPYLNQSDFTVAGFSYGAIKAFEYALTCKERIDTLQLFSPAFFQDKDAKFKKLQTLSFSKNSEAYTQNFMQNITYPSSFDMQPFFKQGSLEELNELLNYTWDEIHLQALKERGVVIEVYVGEQDTIIDPLHVKDFFVPYASVYYFKRVGHILK
- a CDS encoding thioredoxin family protein, which produces MMQPLDETAVFKRFEKPSSRAFFFLFYTTHCAQCKIANARIERVMQNGTFEVDFFKCNLDEAPKVSEHFGIRSVPVCMTYNQKGEQQRVEYALKSEAVYESMVLSVNTRKGDPKLRLLGF